A section of the Osmia lignaria lignaria isolate PbOS001 chromosome 16, iyOsmLign1, whole genome shotgun sequence genome encodes:
- the LOC117600850 gene encoding cAMP-dependent protein kinase catalytic subunit 1, whose translation MNAERQRAFAEYQKILDELKTAFYERWKVKKTDNVSMKDFERFRTVGSGAFGRVILVRYRPTSVFYAMKILDKAKIVKMKQVDHTHNEKKILQCVRFPFVVFMEFFFKDNSYIYMVLPFINGGEMFTHLRRMGKFDESLSRFYAAQVALALEYLHHCSLVYRDLKPENILIQHTGYIRVTDFGFCKMIDGRTWTLCGTPEYLAPEVILSKGYGKSVDWWSFGVLIYEMNAGYPPFYSRDPMKIYEKIVAGKYKFAHHFGEELKDILKNILQVDLTRRYGNLKGGSMDIKGHKWFQSTDWNQIYHQKITPTFIPQCETPDDTRNFDHYEEESLRVDQVDRFAKEFANF comes from the coding sequence ATGAACGCAGAACGACAGCGTGCGTTCGCCGAGTACCAGAAGATACTGGACGAGCTAAAGACTGCGTTCTACGAGCGATGGAAGGTTAAGAAAACTGACAACGTCTCCATGAAGGACTTCGAGCGATTTCGAACGGTCGGCAGCGGTGCTTTCGGACGGGTTATACTCGTCAGATACAGGCCAACTTCCGTCTTCTACGCTATGAAAATCCTGGACAAAGCGAAGATCGTGAAGATGAAACAGGTGGATCACACCCACAACGAGAAGAAGATACTCCAGTGTGTTAGGTTCCCTTTCGTCGTTTTCATGGAGTTCTTCTTCAAGGATAACTCTTACATTTACATGGTATTGCCGTTTATAAATGGTGGGGAAATGTTTACTCATCTAAGGCGAATGGGGAAGTTCGATGAATCCCTGTCGAGATTCTATGCAGCCCAGGTGGCTTTGGCGTTGGAATACCTTCATCATTGCAGCCTGGTTTACAGAGATTTAAAACCGGAGAATATTTTGATTCAGCACACTGGTTATATACGAGTGACGGATTTCGGTTTCTGCAAAATGATCGACGGAAGAACATGGACCCTGTGCGGCACACCCGAGTACCTGGCACCGGAAGTGATCCTGTCGAAGGGTTACGGGAAATCCGTGGACTGGTGGAGTTTCGGTGTGCTGATCTACGAGATGAACGCTGGTTATCCGCCGTTTTATTCACGGGATCCCATGAAGATATACGAGAAAATCGTTGCTGGGAAATATAAATTCGCTCATCATTTTGGCGAAGAGTTGAAGGATATCTTGAAGAATATACTTCAGGTGGATCTGACAAGACGGTACGGGAACTTGAAGGGTGGTAGCATGGACATCAAAGGTCACAAATGGTTCCAGTCCACCGACTGGAACCAGATTTACCATCAGAAGATTACGCCCACTTTTATACCGCAATGCGAAACACCGGACGACACGAGAAATTTTGATCATTACGAGGAGGAGTCGTTGAGGGTGGATCAGGTTGATCGTTTCGCCAAAGagtttgcaaatttttaa